In Embleya scabrispora, the DNA window CCTCCGTGACCGACGGTCCCGGCACGTTGCGGGCCTACCGCGCACTGTGCGAGGCACAGGGTTTCGGCCGGCCGAACGTGCTGGTGGGTTGAGGATGCGCACGCGTCGAGGGTGCGAGGGGGCACGATGACCGCCACGGCCGAGCGGGCCGAACCGGACCTGTACCGCCCCGAGCGGTACGTGGACGGCCCGCCGCACGCGCTGTTCGCCGAGTTGCGCCGGACCCGGCCGGTGTACTGGCAGGACATCCCGGGGCAGCCGGGCTACTGGGCGGTGCTGCGGCACGCCGACGTCGAGTACGTGTCGCAGCACCCCGAGATCTTCTCCGCCGAGGCCGGCGGGATCCTCGTCGAGGACCTCGAACCGGACCGCCTGGAGGCGCTGCGCGGCACGCTGCTCTCGATGGACCCGCCACGGCACCGGGCCTACCGCAAGCCGCTGGTCAAGTCCTTCACCGCACGGGTCGTCGGCGGCATGGAGGACCGGATCCGGGCCATCTGCCGGGAGATCCTGGCCCGGGTCGGCGGCGGCGAGGTCGAGTTCGTGCACGACGTCACCTCCGGGCTGCCCACCCAGGTGATCGGCGAGCTGATGGGCCTGCCGGCCGCGGACTGGGCCCACATCCACGCGCTCGCCGAGCGCAACACGGCGGGCGAGGGCGGCACGGCGGCGATCGAGATGGCCCGCTACGCGATGGGTTTCGCGGCGCGGCGCCGGATCGAGGAGCCGCGCGCGGACATCACGTCGCTGATCCTGGAGTCCGAGTTCGACGGCAGGATGATGACCGACCTCGACTTCGGCCGGTTCTTCGTGCAGTTGGTGACCGCGGGCAACGACACCACCAAGACGATGCTCTCCGCCGGATTGGACGCGCTGCTCGCCCACCCCGACCAGCTCGCCGCGCTGCGCGCGGATCGTGCGCTGGTGCCGGGCGCGGTGGAGGAGATCCTGCGCTGGGCCAACCCGCTGCACTACTTCCGCCGCACCGCCACCCGGGACACCGAACTACGCGGCGTGCGGATCGCGGCGGGCGAGAAGGTGGCGATGTACTACACCTCGGCCAACCGCGACGAGGAGGTTTTCGCCGACCCGCAACGCTTCGACATCACCCGCAGGCCCAATCCGCACCTGTCGTTCGGCTTCGCCGAGCACTTCTGCCTGGGCGTGCACATCGCCCGACTGGAGGGCCGGGTGTTCTTCGAGGAGCTGCTCGCGGCGCATCCCGTGATCGAGCGGACCGGCGAGCCCGAGCGGTTGTGCTCCAACCTCAACAACGCGCTCACCCGATTGCCGGTGCGGCTGGGGTAACGATCGACGACCGCGGGTGATCCCCGGGCGGGCCGGGCCCGTCCGGGGCCTCGGCATGCGCTCTTCCCGGTTTCCCGGAGCGTGACAGGCATGCGACACCGGTCGAAAGGGGACACATAGACGATCGACTCGGGGAAGGCGAAGAGGGCCGAATCCTCGCACCTGGTCCGCACTGGTTCGTACTCGGTCCATCGACACCGGTCTCCGGGAGGCTTCCCATGGGCAGCCGTCAACTGGTCATACGCGCGGGACGCCGCTGTGCGCTCGCGGTCGCCGCGGTCGGCATCGTCGCGGCGGCCGGGGCCCTGGACGCCGGCCCGGCTCCCGCTCCGTCACCCGAGCGCAGTAGCGCCGTCGCGACGGTGGAATCCGCCCCGTCCGCCGCCCGGGGCACCGGGGCGGCCCCGTCCGCCTACTCGTTGCAGACCCAGGGCGGTCCGCGCAGCGTGCGGGTCGCGCGGGTGGTCACCGGCACGATGCTGCTGACCGGCCTCGTGCTCACCGCGCTCGGCGCGATCGGCATGCGCGGACCGGAGCTGATCCGGCGCAAGGTCGCCCTGCGGGCCTCCTACGCGGCCGGGGCCTCCCGCTACCGGTGGTCGGCGCCGAGTCCGCGGCCGGCCCACCCGCCGACCATCCCGGGGACCGGCCCGCCCGGCGCGTGAGTACCCTGATCGGGCCAGTACTCGTCCGGTACCCGCCGCGGACTGGAACGGAAGGCTCGCTCGCGTGAACAACGACATCACCGCACGCCCGTATCCGCACGGCCGCTCGCCCGACCCCGCCGACCGCCCCGCGCGGCTGCGCGTGGGCGTGGTGGGCACCGGCCGCGTCGGCCCGACCCTCGCCGCCGCCCTCGCCCTCGCCGGGCACTCGGTGGTGGCCGCCTCCGGCGTCTCCGAGGCATCCCGGCGCCGCGCCGAGGAACTGCTCCCCGGTGTCCCGCTGGTCACCCCGCAGGAGGTCATCGCGGCCTCCGACCTGACCCTGCTGACCGTGCCCGACGACGCGCTGGAAGCCCTGGTCCACGGCCTGGCCGAGACCGGGGCGATCAAGGCCGGCCAACTCCTGGTGCACGCCTCCGGCCGCTACGGCGTCGGCATCCTGGAGCCGGCCACCCGCGCCGGCGCGCTGCCGCTCGCGCTGCACCCGGTGATGACCTTCACCGGCAGCACCGTCGACCTGGAACGACTGGCCGGCTGCTCCTTCGGGGTCACCTCGCCCGAGGTGCTGCGGCCGGTCGCCGAGGCGCTGGTGGTGGAGATGGGCGGTGAGCCCGAGTGGATCGAGGAGCAGGACCGCGCGCTCTACCACGTGGCCCTGGCCAACGGCGCGAACCACCTGGTCACCCTGGTCGCGCAGTCGATCGAACTGCTCGGCGCGGCCGGCGTGCGGGCCCCGGGCCGGATGCTCGGGCCGCTGCTCGGCGCCGCCCTGGACAACGCGCTGCGCGCCGGCGACCACGCGCTGACCGGTCCGGTCGCGCGCGGCGACGCGGGCACGGTGGCCGCGCACGTGGCCGAGTTGCGTCGGGTCTCGCCCGAGGCGCTGGCCGCCTATGTGGCGATGGCCCGGCTGACCGCGGACCGCGCGCTCAACGCCGGGCTGCTCAAGGCCGAGGCGGCCGAGGCGCTGCTCGGAGTGCTGGCCGAGGGAGGCCGACCGTGACCGATGTGCGACTGGCCCGGACCGCGGCCGAACTCGCCGAGGACACCCGCCCGCACGGGCTGCGCGCGGTGGTGATGACGATGGGCGCGCTGCACGAGGGGCACGCCGCGTTGATCCACGCCGCGCGCGCGTTCGTCGGCTCGGCCGGACACGTGGTGGTCACCGTGTTCGTCAACCCGCTCCAGTTCGGCGCGGGGGAGGACCTGGACCGCTACCCGCGCACCCTGGACGCCGACCTGGAGGTGAGCGCGCGGGCGGGCGCCGACGTGGTGTTCGCGCCCTCGGTGGACGAGGTGTACCCGGGCGGCGAGCCGCAGGTGCGGATCACCGCCGGACCCACCGGCTCCGTCCTCGAAGGCGCCTCCCGCCCCGGCCACTTCGACGGCATGCTCACCGTGGTGGCCAAGCTGCTGCACCTGACCGACCCGAAGATCGCCTTCTTCGGGGAGAAGGACGCCCAGCAACTGGCGCTGATCCGGCGCATGGTGCGCGATCTGAACTTCCCCGTCGAGATCGTGGGCGTGCCCACCGTCCGCGAACCCGACGGGCTGGCCCGCTCCAGCCGCAACCGCTACCTCTCCGCGTCCGAGCGGGAGGTCGCGCTCTCCCTCGGGCGCGCGCTCGACGCGGGTGCCGGGCGCGCCGCCGACGGCGCGGCCGCGGTGCGGGCCGCGGCCGAGGGGGTGCTGCGGGCCGTCCTCGAGCCCGACTACGTGGAGTTGGTCGATCCCGACGACTTCACCCCGGTGGCCGCGGACCACGCAGGCCCGGCGATCCTGGCGCTGGCGGCCCGCGTCGGCTCCACCCGCCTCATCGACAACGCCCGCCTGACGATCACGGGAGTCCCCCGGTCATGATGCGCACGATGTTCAAGTCCAAGATCCACCGCGCGACGATCACGCAGGCGGACCTCCACTACGTCGGATCCATCACCATCGACGAGGATCTGCTCGAAGCCGCCGACATCCTGCCCGGCGAACTGGTGCACGTGGTCGACATCGACAACGGCGCCCGCCTGGAGACGTACACGATCGCGGGCCCGCGCGGCACCGGCGTGATCGGCATCAACGGCGCCGCAGCACGGCTGGTGCACACCGGCGACCTGGTGATCATCATCGCGTACGCGCAGGTCACCGACGCCGAGGCGCGGGCGATGAAGCCGCGTGTGGTGTTCGTCGACGCGGCCAACACGATCACCGGCACCGGGCACGACCCGGCCGAGGCGCTGCCCGGCGGGGAGACCGTGCGCGGCGACCGGGTGGCCCCCGCTCGGACCGCGCCGTGAACGCGCCCGCACAACCCATGCGCCTGGCCGCGCCCGCTCCCGGCTGGACCGTACGGGCCGACGTCATCGTGGTCGGCTCCGGCGTTGCCGGCCTGACCGTCGCGCTGCGGGCCCGGCGGGCCGGCCGGGTGCTGTTGGTGACCAAGGGCCGGCTCGACGAGGGCTCCACCCGCTGGGCGCAGGGCGGGATAGCGGCCGCGCTCGACGAGGGCGACAGCCCCGAACAGCACCTGCGCGACACGCTCGTGGCCGGCGCCGGGCTGTGCCTGGAGGACGCGGTCCGGGTGCTGGTCACCGAGGGCCCCGACGCGGTGCGCCGACTGATCGACACCGGCGCCGAGTTCGACCGGGGCCCCGACGGAGACGTGCTGCTCACCCGCGAGGGCGGCCACCTGCGCAACCGCATCGTGCACGCGGGCGGCGACGCGACGGGGGCGGAGATATCGCGCGCGCTGGTCGCCGCGGTGCACGCCCTGCCCGACATCGAGGTGATCGAGAACGCCCTCGTGCTCGACCTGTTGAAGGACGAGAGCGGGCGGGCCGCCGGGGTCACGCTGCACGTGATGGACGAGGGCACGCGCGACGGGGTCGGCGCCGCGGTGGGCCGGGCCGTCGTGCTCGCCACCGGCGGCATGGGCCAGGTGTTCTCGTCCACCACCAACCCCTCGGTGTCCACCGGTGACGGGGTCGCGCTCGCGCTGCGCGGCGGGGCCGAGGTCACCGACCTGGAGTTCGTGCAATTCCACCCGACCGTGTTGTGGTTGGGCCCGGACGCCGAAGGACAACAGCCGCTGGTCTCCGAGGCGGTGCGCGGCGAGGGCGCGCACCTCGTGGACGCGGCGGGCGTACGGTTCATGACCGACCGGCATCCGCTCGGCGAACTCGCCCCGCGCGACGTCGTGGCCAAGGGCATCATGCGTCGGATGGCCGAGACCGGCGCCGAGCACATGTACCTGGACGGCCGGCACTTCGGCGCGCAGATGTGGAAGCACCGCTTCCCGACCATCCTGGCCGCGTGCCTGGCGCACGGGATCGACCCGGTGACCGAGCCGATCCCGGTTGCTCCCGCCGCGCACCACGCCAGTGGCGGGGTCCGCACCGACCTGCACGGCCGCACCAGCGTGCCGGGGCTGTACGCCTGCGGGGAGGTGGCCTGCACCGGCGTGCACGGCGCCAACCGGCTCGCCTCCAACTCGCTCCTGGAGGGCCTGGTCTTCGCCGAGCGCATCGCCGCCGACCTGGCCCGGGACCTGCCGCCGTTCGCCGAGCCGCTCGCCCCGAGCGCACCCACGGGGCTGCTGGGCGAGGCGGTGCGCCTGCCGCTGCAACGCGCGATGACCTCGGGCGCCGGGGTGTTGCGCAACGCGGCCGGGCTGGCCGCGACCGAGGCCGCGCTGACCGGCCTCGCGGCGCGCGCCGGCGACGATCCGTGCACGTCGACGTGGGAGACCACCAACCTGCACCTGGTCGCGAGCGCGCTCACTCGTGCCGCGCGGCTGCGCGAGGAGACGCGCGGCTGCCACTGGCGCGAGGACCACCCCGACCCCGACGACACGGCATGGCGCGGCAATCTGGTCACGACGCTGCGCGATGGCGAGCTGCGGGTCGCCTATCAGGCCCACGAACCGAAGGAGTCCACCGCGTGAGCACCGACCAGCTGTCCGCCGACCTCACCGCGCGCCTGGCCGAGGCCGGGCTCGACCCGCTCGCCGTCGCCGCGCTCGTGGCCGCCGCCGTCGCGGAGGACCTGGCCGGCGGCGTGGATGTCACCTCGGTGGCCACCATTCCGGAAACCGCGCGCGGGCATGCCGACTTCACCGCCCGCGCCGCGGGTGTGGTCGCGGGCCTGCCGGTCGCCGAGGCGGTCCTCGAACTCGTCTGCGGCGCCGACCTGGTGGTCACCCGGCACGTGCGGGACGGCGACGCGGTGGCGCCGGGCACGGTGCTGTTCGGTGCCGAGACGGGCACCCGCGCGCTGCTCACCGCGGAGCGGGTGGCGCTGAACCTGCTCTCCCGGCTGTCCGGGGTGACCACCGTCACCCGTGCGTGGGTGGACGCGGTCGACGGCACCGGCGCCGCGATCCGGGACACCCGCAAGACCACGCCGGGTCTGCGCGCGCTGGAGAAGTACGCGGTGCGCTGCGGCGGCGGGATCAACCACCGCATGTCGTTGTCCGACGCGGCGATGGTCAAGGACAACCACGTCGTCGCCGCGGGCGGCGTCGCGGAGGCGTTCAAGGCCGTGCGGGCGGCGTTCCCGGACCTTCCCGTCGAGGTCGAGGTGGACCATCTCGAGCAGATCCCGCCGGTCCTGGACGCGGGCGCCGACCTGATCCTCCTGGACAACATGAGCCCCCGACAGATGCGCGAGGCGGTGGCCCTGGTCGCGGGCCGGGCCCGACTCGAGGCCAGCGGCGGGCTCACCCTGGAGACCGCCCGCGAGGTCGCCGAGACCGGTGTGGACTACCTCTCGATCGGCGCGCTGACCCACTCCGCCCCGATCCTGGACATCGGTGTGGACCTGCGCGCCTGAGCGACCGGTACCGTTCACCGGATCAGCCGTCCCCGCTCCTCCCGCCCTCCCGAAGCCGCGCTCCGTCCCCCACGGCCCGAGCCAGAACACCAAGGACGCCCACGATGTTGCTCACCATCGACGTCGGTAACTCGCATACCGTGCTCGGCCTGTTCGACGGTGACGAGATCGTCGAGCACTGGCGCATCTCGACCGAGGCCCGGCGGACCGCCGACGAACTCGCGGTGACCCTCGCGGGACTGCTCGGCCAGCATCCGCTGATCGGTGCCGAGGGCGTCGACGGCATCGCGATCTGCTCCACCGTGCCGTCCGTGCTGCACGAGATGCGGGACATGGTGCGGCGCTACTACGGCGACATCCCCACGGTCGTGGTCGAGCCCGGGGTCAAGACCGGCGTGCCGGTCCTGATGGACAACCCCAAGGAGGTCGGCACCGACCGGATCATCAACGCGCTTGCGGCGGTCAAGCTGTACGGCGGCCCGTGCGTGGTGGTCGACTTCGGCACCGCGACCACGTTCGACGCGGTCAGCACCAAGGGCGAGTACGTCGGCGGCGCGATCGCCCCCGGCATCGAGATCTCGGTGGACGCGCTGGGCGCCCGGGGCGCGCAGTTGCGCAAGATCGAGCTGATGCGCCCGCGCAGCGTGATCGGCAAGAGCACGGTCGAGGCGATGCAGGCCGGCATCCTGTACGGCTTCGCCGGCCAGGTGGACGGCGTGGTCAAACGCATGGCGGCCGAGTTGTCCCCGGACGACCCGGACGCGGTCACGGTGGTGGCCACCGGCGGCCTGGCCACACTGGTCCTGGGCGAGGCGTCGGTGATCGACGTGCACGAGCCGTGGCTGACCCTGATCGGCCTGCGGATGGTGTACGAGCGCAACGCGGCGGTCTGAGCGGGGCGCGGGTCGGATTCGTGGTCCGAGTCGGAAAAACACAAGCATGAAATAAGCCGGATTGTCCGGCTCGCCGCATACAGTGCGGAGTATGCCGACGCCACATGGTGACCAGGGGATGGCCTTCAGCGCGCACGAGGTGCGGGTGCTGCGTCGGGCGCTGACCGTCGCGCTGCGCGGCGGGCGCGACTCGGTCGACTTCTGGCTGCTGGGCCGGGCGATCGGCGAGGCGCACGACGAGCGGGAGCGGCTGCGCGCCTTCATGACGGCCGAACTGCGCCGCTATCGCGCCGCGTTGCCGGGGAGCGCGGCCACGTTCCTGTCCTGCCTGCGCAACGCGGTGGACGAGATCGCGCACGTGCCGTCGGCCGAGGACCTGGCCGCGCTGCGCACGGTCGTCGACCTCCCCTGCGGCGAACGCGAACGGGCAAGCCGCGCGGCCCTGTTGCGCCGCTGCACACACCTGGCCGAGGCCGCCCTCGACCAACGCCTCACCGCAAGAGCCCACCACCGAGCCGCCGCCGAAGCCCACCGCGCCACCCGCCCGGACCCGTTGGACATCCTCATCCCGGGCCGCCCGCGAGTTTCCCATGGCACGCCCGCGGTGGTGGCGACCCGCGCCACCCGCGACCGCGAGGCGCCCTCGGCAGCCCCCGAGCCCGAAGCCCCCCGACCCACGACGCCCGAGGTGGCCGTCACCGAACCGATGGCCACCGAGCCCAGGGGAACCACGCCGGAAGCCGCCGAGTACACAACCACCGAGTCGACGACGCCCCGCGAAGCCACCGAGTCGGAGGCCGCCGCATCCGAAGCCCCCGAGCCCGCCGGACGCGACAGCGCCACGCCCGAAATCGCCGAAGACAGGACTCCCGAACTCCAAGCGGCACCTGAAGTGCCCGAACTCGAAGCACCCGAGAGTGCGGCCGTCGCGCCGAGGCCATCCACCACGGCCGAATCCCCGCCCGCGGCGGTGATTCCGCACCGCCGCCAAGGCCGCGTTCTGGGCCAACTCCCGGCCCCCGATGTCCTGCACACCGGCACGGGCTGATTCCCCGTGGGGCGGACCAAGGTCGCGGTGCAGGTGGGAACCCCGGTCGTCACGGATACGAGGGTGCCGCACGAGGTCATCGAGGTCGGGGCGAGCACACCCGCAGCCCCCGCGCCGCGTTGTCGGTGCCCACGGGGTCGAGAACGTGTGGGATCACACGCTCACCGGCTCGACGCCGCGCCCGTGTCGGGGAGAACCGGTTCGAGGGTCGGACGGTCGGTCGGTAGCCTTGTCCTGTGACCGAGCAGAGCGCAGCGCAGCCGCAGATCGACGACCTTCCCGAGCAGATGCGGGTTCGCCGCGACAAGCTCGATCGGCTTCGGGCCGAGGGGACCGACCCGTACCCGGTCGGTTTCCCCCGCACCACCACGGTGGGCGCGTTGCGTGCGGAGTTCGACGGTCTCGAAGCCGATGTGGAGACCGGGCGCCGGGTCGGCGTCACCGGCCGGGTCGTGCTGTACCGCACCGGCGGCAAGCTGTGCTTCGCCACGCTGCGCGACGGGGACGGCGACATCCAGGTGATGGTCTCGCTGGACGGCGTCGGCGCCGAGTCGCTGGCCGCCTGGAAGAGCGACGTCGACCTGGGCGACCACGTCGGTGTCGAGGGCCAGGTGATCACCTCCCGGCGCGGCGAGTTGTCGATCATGGTCGACTCCTGGGCGATCACGTCCAAGTGCCTGCGTCCACTGCCGGACAAGCACAAGGGCCTGACCGACCCCGAGGCCCGGGTCCGGCAGCGTTACGTCGACCTGATCGTCAACGACGAGTCGCGGGCGATCCTGCGCACCCGCAGCCGGATGGTGCGCGCCATCCGCGAGTGGTTCGACGCCAGGGACTTCCTGGAGGTCGAGACGCCGATGTTGCAGCCGGTGCACGGCGGCGCCACCGCGCGCCCGTTCGTGACCCACATCAACGCGTACGACATGGACCTGTACCTGCGGATCGCGCCGGAGCTGTACCTCAAGCGCCTGGTCGTCGGCGGCGCCGAGAAGGTCTTCGAGATCAACCGCAACTTCCGCAACGAGGGCGCGGACTCCACGCACAACCCCGAGTTCACCATGCTCGAGGCCTACGAGGCGTACGGCGACTACAACACGGTGGCCACCCTCACCCGCGAGGTCTACCAGCATGTCGCGCAGGACGTGTTCGGCTCGCAGATCTTCCGCTACGGCGACCGCGAGGTGGACATCTCGGGCGACTGGCGCGAGATCACCGTCTACGGCTCGGTCTCCGAGGTGCTAGGCGAGGAGGTCACCCCCGAGACGCCGATCGAGGCCGTGCGCAAGCTCGCCGACGCCCGCGAGATCGAGCACGACAAGTCCTGGGGCCAGGGCAAGCTGGTCCAGGAGATCTTCGAGGCGCTGGTCGAGCACACCCTGATCGAGCCGACCTTCGTCCGCGACTACCCGATCGAGACGTCGCCGCTGACCCGCCAGCACCGCAGCGTCGCCGGCGTCGCGGAGAAGTGGGACCTGATCGGCTTCGGCATGGAACTGGGCACCGGCTACTCCGAGTTGGTCGACCCGGTCGAGCAGCGCCGGCGGCTCACCGAGCAGTCACTGCTTGCCGCGGGCGGCGATGTCGAGGCCATGCGGATCGACGAGGACTTCCTGCGCGCGCTGGAGTTCGCGATGCCGCCGAGCGGCGGCGTGGGCATGGGCATCGACCGGATGATCATGGCCTTCACCGGTCGCGGCATCCGCGAGACGATCCTGTTCCCGCTGGTGAAGCCGACCACCGACTGATCGACACGGCGGGAGCCCCCTCGGTGACGGTTCGTCGCCCCCGAGGGGGCTCCTGTCGCATTTCCGGGCGCGTCACCCGTTCGTACGCATAGGGTCGGCCGCATGGAAGCAGCAGCCCCCGATCTCCGGATCTGCGTCGCCGGCGACTCGTTCGTACAAGGTGTCGGCGACCTCTCCGGCGGCGGATGGGTCGGCCGCCTCGCGGCCGAGTCCCGTCGCCGCGGCCGGCAGGTGACCGCGTACAACCTGGGCGTGCGGTACGAGACCTCGGCCGACGTCGCCGAGCGCTGGTACGGCGAGGCCGTACCGAGGATGCGGCACGCCGACGGTACCGGCATGGTCTTCGCGTTCGGCGTCAACGACGTGCGGATCGACAACGGCCGCCCTCGGGTCGCGCACGCCGACAGCGTCGCCAACCTCGACGCGATACTGGACACCGCGACCGGCGCCCGCTGGACCTGCCTGGTGGTCGGCGCGCCGCCCGTCCCCGGCGAGCCGGACTCCGGCGAGGCCGCGCTCGCGCTGGAGGACGCGTACGCCAAGACCTGCGCCGCGCGGGGCATCCCGTTCGTGCCGATACAGCGTGCGCTGCGCGAGGACCCGCAGTGGTGGGCCGCCATCGAGGCGTACGGCGACGGGGCGCACTGCGACGCCGTGGGCTACGCCAAACTCGCCGCGCTGATCGCCGACGGCGGCTGGTGGGACTGGTTGGACTCGCTGGCCCCGGGGC includes these proteins:
- a CDS encoding GDSL-type esterase/lipase family protein: MEAAAPDLRICVAGDSFVQGVGDLSGGGWVGRLAAESRRRGRQVTAYNLGVRYETSADVAERWYGEAVPRMRHADGTGMVFAFGVNDVRIDNGRPRVAHADSVANLDAILDTATGARWTCLVVGAPPVPGEPDSGEAALALEDAYAKTCAARGIPFVPIQRALREDPQWWAAIEAYGDGAHCDAVGYAKLAALIADGGWWDWLDSLAPGR
- a CDS encoding cytochrome P450 translates to MTATAERAEPDLYRPERYVDGPPHALFAELRRTRPVYWQDIPGQPGYWAVLRHADVEYVSQHPEIFSAEAGGILVEDLEPDRLEALRGTLLSMDPPRHRAYRKPLVKSFTARVVGGMEDRIRAICREILARVGGGEVEFVHDVTSGLPTQVIGELMGLPAADWAHIHALAERNTAGEGGTAAIEMARYAMGFAARRRIEEPRADITSLILESEFDGRMMTDLDFGRFFVQLVTAGNDTTKTMLSAGLDALLAHPDQLAALRADRALVPGAVEEILRWANPLHYFRRTATRDTELRGVRIAAGEKVAMYYTSANRDEEVFADPQRFDITRRPNPHLSFGFAEHFCLGVHIARLEGRVFFEELLAAHPVIERTGEPERLCSNLNNALTRLPVRLG
- the panC gene encoding pantoate--beta-alanine ligase, which translates into the protein MTDVRLARTAAELAEDTRPHGLRAVVMTMGALHEGHAALIHAARAFVGSAGHVVVTVFVNPLQFGAGEDLDRYPRTLDADLEVSARAGADVVFAPSVDEVYPGGEPQVRITAGPTGSVLEGASRPGHFDGMLTVVAKLLHLTDPKIAFFGEKDAQQLALIRRMVRDLNFPVEIVGVPTVREPDGLARSSRNRYLSASEREVALSLGRALDAGAGRAADGAAAVRAAAEGVLRAVLEPDYVELVDPDDFTPVAADHAGPAILALAARVGSTRLIDNARLTITGVPRS
- a CDS encoding Rossmann-like and DUF2520 domain-containing protein, whose product is MNNDITARPYPHGRSPDPADRPARLRVGVVGTGRVGPTLAAALALAGHSVVAASGVSEASRRRAEELLPGVPLVTPQEVIAASDLTLLTVPDDALEALVHGLAETGAIKAGQLLVHASGRYGVGILEPATRAGALPLALHPVMTFTGSTVDLERLAGCSFGVTSPEVLRPVAEALVVEMGGEPEWIEEQDRALYHVALANGANHLVTLVAQSIELLGAAGVRAPGRMLGPLLGAALDNALRAGDHALTGPVARGDAGTVAAHVAELRRVSPEALAAYVAMARLTADRALNAGLLKAEAAEALLGVLAEGGRP
- the lysX gene encoding bifunctional lysylphosphatidylglycerol synthetase/lysine--tRNA ligase LysX: MTEQSAAQPQIDDLPEQMRVRRDKLDRLRAEGTDPYPVGFPRTTTVGALRAEFDGLEADVETGRRVGVTGRVVLYRTGGKLCFATLRDGDGDIQVMVSLDGVGAESLAAWKSDVDLGDHVGVEGQVITSRRGELSIMVDSWAITSKCLRPLPDKHKGLTDPEARVRQRYVDLIVNDESRAILRTRSRMVRAIREWFDARDFLEVETPMLQPVHGGATARPFVTHINAYDMDLYLRIAPELYLKRLVVGGAEKVFEINRNFRNEGADSTHNPEFTMLEAYEAYGDYNTVATLTREVYQHVAQDVFGSQIFRYGDREVDISGDWREITVYGSVSEVLGEEVTPETPIEAVRKLADAREIEHDKSWGQGKLVQEIFEALVEHTLIEPTFVRDYPIETSPLTRQHRSVAGVAEKWDLIGFGMELGTGYSELVDPVEQRRRLTEQSLLAAGGDVEAMRIDEDFLRALEFAMPPSGGVGMGIDRMIMAFTGRGIRETILFPLVKPTTD
- the nadC gene encoding carboxylating nicotinate-nucleotide diphosphorylase, with amino-acid sequence MSTDQLSADLTARLAEAGLDPLAVAALVAAAVAEDLAGGVDVTSVATIPETARGHADFTARAAGVVAGLPVAEAVLELVCGADLVVTRHVRDGDAVAPGTVLFGAETGTRALLTAERVALNLLSRLSGVTTVTRAWVDAVDGTGAAIRDTRKTTPGLRALEKYAVRCGGGINHRMSLSDAAMVKDNHVVAAGGVAEAFKAVRAAFPDLPVEVEVDHLEQIPPVLDAGADLILLDNMSPRQMREAVALVAGRARLEASGGLTLETAREVAETGVDYLSIGALTHSAPILDIGVDLRA
- a CDS encoding type III pantothenate kinase, with the translated sequence MLLTIDVGNSHTVLGLFDGDEIVEHWRISTEARRTADELAVTLAGLLGQHPLIGAEGVDGIAICSTVPSVLHEMRDMVRRYYGDIPTVVVEPGVKTGVPVLMDNPKEVGTDRIINALAAVKLYGGPCVVVDFGTATTFDAVSTKGEYVGGAIAPGIEISVDALGARGAQLRKIELMRPRSVIGKSTVEAMQAGILYGFAGQVDGVVKRMAAELSPDDPDAVTVVATGGLATLVLGEASVIDVHEPWLTLIGLRMVYERNAAV
- a CDS encoding L-aspartate oxidase, yielding MRLAAPAPGWTVRADVIVVGSGVAGLTVALRARRAGRVLLVTKGRLDEGSTRWAQGGIAAALDEGDSPEQHLRDTLVAGAGLCLEDAVRVLVTEGPDAVRRLIDTGAEFDRGPDGDVLLTREGGHLRNRIVHAGGDATGAEISRALVAAVHALPDIEVIENALVLDLLKDESGRAAGVTLHVMDEGTRDGVGAAVGRAVVLATGGMGQVFSSTTNPSVSTGDGVALALRGGAEVTDLEFVQFHPTVLWLGPDAEGQQPLVSEAVRGEGAHLVDAAGVRFMTDRHPLGELAPRDVVAKGIMRRMAETGAEHMYLDGRHFGAQMWKHRFPTILAACLAHGIDPVTEPIPVAPAAHHASGGVRTDLHGRTSVPGLYACGEVACTGVHGANRLASNSLLEGLVFAERIAADLARDLPPFAEPLAPSAPTGLLGEAVRLPLQRAMTSGAGVLRNAAGLAATEAALTGLAARAGDDPCTSTWETTNLHLVASALTRAARLREETRGCHWREDHPDPDDTAWRGNLVTTLRDGELRVAYQAHEPKESTA
- the panD gene encoding aspartate 1-decarboxylase codes for the protein MMRTMFKSKIHRATITQADLHYVGSITIDEDLLEAADILPGELVHVVDIDNGARLETYTIAGPRGTGVIGINGAAARLVHTGDLVIIIAYAQVTDAEARAMKPRVVFVDAANTITGTGHDPAEALPGGETVRGDRVAPARTAP